From Streptomyces chrestomyceticus JCM 4735, one genomic window encodes:
- a CDS encoding ABC transporter permease subunit, translating to MSATSSVRPDPSPAPAAGPSAAPSFFNPTVARLTYRALLGRRRALILFALPALLIVISVAVRALAGADDSTANGVLGTFALATMVPLIGVIAGTGAIGPEIDDGSVVYLLAKPLRRSSIIFTKLVVAIGVTAAFSAVPVLIAGFVLNGNSQQIAVAYAVAAAVASVAYSALFLFFGTISRHAVVFGLVYALVWETLFGNLVPGARTLSVQQWALAVGQKIAAEGAITSEVGLPLAVVLLVAVTGLATWYAARKLRSLTLAGEE from the coding sequence ATGTCAGCGACCTCATCGGTCCGGCCGGACCCGTCCCCGGCACCCGCCGCGGGCCCCTCGGCGGCCCCGTCGTTCTTCAACCCCACCGTCGCCCGGCTCACCTACCGGGCCCTCCTCGGGCGGCGCCGCGCGCTGATCCTCTTCGCGCTGCCCGCCCTCCTGATCGTCATCTCCGTCGCCGTACGGGCGCTGGCCGGCGCCGACGACTCCACCGCCAACGGCGTCCTGGGCACCTTCGCGCTCGCCACGATGGTCCCGCTGATCGGCGTGATCGCCGGTACGGGCGCGATCGGCCCGGAGATCGACGACGGCTCGGTCGTCTACCTGCTGGCCAAGCCGCTGCGCCGGTCCTCGATCATCTTCACCAAACTGGTCGTGGCGATCGGCGTGACGGCCGCCTTCTCCGCCGTCCCGGTGCTGATCGCCGGCTTCGTCCTCAACGGCAACAGCCAGCAGATCGCCGTCGCGTACGCGGTCGCCGCGGCCGTGGCCTCCGTCGCGTACAGCGCCCTGTTCCTGTTCTTCGGCACGATCAGCCGGCACGCGGTCGTCTTCGGCCTGGTCTACGCCCTGGTCTGGGAGACCCTGTTCGGCAACCTGGTCCCGGGCGCGAGGACGCTGAGCGTCCAGCAGTGGGCCCTCGCGGTGGGCCAGAAGATCGCTGCGGAGGGCGCGATCACGTCCGAGGTGGGACTGCCGCTGGCGGTGGTCCTCCTGGTCGCCGTGACGGGCCTCGCCACGTGGTACGCGGCACGCAAGCTGCGGTCGTTGACGTTGGCGGGGGAGGAGTAG
- a CDS encoding ABC transporter ATP-binding protein: MTTIQIDHVSRWFGNVVAVNDITMTIGPGVTGLLGPNGAGKSTLINMMGGFLAPSGGSVTLDGRAIWRNERIYRDIGIVPEREAMYDFLTGREFVVANAELHGLGKDAARRALATVEMEYAQDRKISTYSKGMRQRVKMASALVHEPSVLLLDEPFNGMDPRQRMQLMELLRRMGDEGRTVLFSSHILEEVEQLASHIEVVVAGRHAASGDFRKIRRLMTDRPHRYLIRSDDDRALAAALIADPSTAGIEVDLQEGALRVQAVDFPRFTALLPRVARDHGIRLLTVSPSDESLESVFSYLVAA, encoded by the coding sequence ATGACGACCATCCAGATCGACCACGTCTCCCGCTGGTTCGGCAACGTCGTTGCCGTCAACGACATCACCATGACCATCGGGCCCGGTGTCACCGGGCTCCTCGGCCCCAACGGCGCGGGCAAGTCCACCCTGATCAACATGATGGGCGGCTTCCTCGCCCCGTCCGGCGGGTCCGTCACCCTCGACGGCCGTGCCATCTGGCGCAACGAACGCATCTACCGCGACATCGGCATCGTGCCGGAACGCGAGGCGATGTACGACTTCCTCACCGGCCGCGAGTTCGTCGTCGCCAACGCCGAACTGCACGGCCTGGGGAAGGACGCCGCGCGCCGCGCGCTGGCCACCGTCGAGATGGAGTACGCGCAGGACCGCAAGATCTCCACGTACAGCAAGGGCATGCGCCAGCGCGTGAAGATGGCGTCCGCGCTGGTCCACGAACCGTCCGTACTGCTGCTGGACGAGCCGTTCAACGGCATGGACCCGCGCCAGCGGATGCAGCTCATGGAGCTGCTGCGGCGGATGGGCGACGAGGGCCGTACGGTGCTGTTCTCCTCCCACATCCTCGAAGAGGTCGAACAGCTCGCCTCGCACATCGAGGTGGTGGTGGCCGGACGGCACGCCGCGTCCGGCGACTTCCGCAAGATCCGCCGCCTGATGACGGACCGCCCGCACCGCTACCTCATCCGCTCCGACGACGACCGCGCGCTGGCCGCCGCCCTGATCGCCGACCCCTCCACGGCCGGCATCGAGGTGGACCTCCAGGAGGGCGCGCTGCGCGTCCAGGCCGTCGACTTCCCCCGCTTCACCGCCCTGCTGCCGCGCGTCGCCCGCGACCACGGCATCCGCCTCCTGACGGTCTCGCCCTCCGACGAGTCCCTGGAATCGGTCTTCTCCTACCTCGTCGCGGCCTGA
- a CDS encoding M24 family metallopeptidase produces the protein MQRLAYDCAEAVAAQLRPGVTEREAARMQREWLHERGVRDWFHLPFAWFGDRTAFTNFRIPLQFFPTNRRLEPGMAFILDMAPVHQGRTADIGYSGCLGLNPVHDRLLADLEAHRELILREVRERRPLREIYEDVERLMIRQGHANRHRAYPFGVIAHKIDRVKERRWSPTVFGFGTQALKGLASDALHGHRDGWSPLWSPYKFSDHPPQPGLWAVEPHLGFRGTGAKFEEILVVTDSADPQESAFWLDDDLPHVRRWQEEKAA, from the coding sequence GTGCAGCGCCTTGCGTACGACTGCGCCGAGGCGGTCGCCGCGCAGCTCAGGCCGGGGGTGACGGAGCGGGAAGCGGCGCGGATGCAGCGCGAGTGGCTGCACGAACGGGGCGTACGGGACTGGTTCCACCTCCCCTTCGCCTGGTTCGGCGACCGTACGGCGTTCACGAACTTCCGTATACCGCTGCAGTTCTTCCCCACCAACCGGCGCCTGGAGCCCGGGATGGCCTTCATCCTCGACATGGCGCCGGTCCACCAGGGCCGTACGGCCGACATCGGCTACTCCGGCTGCCTCGGGCTCAACCCCGTGCACGACCGGCTGCTGGCCGACCTCGAAGCGCACCGCGAACTGATCCTGCGCGAGGTGCGCGAACGCCGCCCGCTGCGCGAGATCTACGAGGACGTCGAGCGGCTCATGATCCGCCAGGGGCATGCGAACCGGCACCGTGCCTACCCCTTCGGCGTGATCGCCCACAAGATCGACCGGGTGAAGGAGCGCCGCTGGTCACCCACGGTCTTCGGGTTCGGCACGCAGGCGCTCAAGGGCCTGGCCTCCGACGCGCTGCACGGCCACCGGGACGGCTGGTCGCCGCTGTGGAGCCCGTACAAGTTCTCCGACCACCCGCCGCAGCCGGGGCTGTGGGCGGTCGAACCGCACCTCGGATTCCGGGGCACGGGCGCGAAGTTCGAGGAGATCCTCGTCGTGACGGACTCCGCCGACCCGCAGGAGAGCGCCTTTTGGCTGGACGACGATCTGCCGCACGTGCGGCGCTGGCAGGAGGAGAAGGCCGCATGA
- a CDS encoding CynX/NimT family MFS transporter produces the protein MSVTRPEAPLIDAEEDLAPAPPVAAARRRLRAHPVLVLLGIVLASLNMRAALAGVSPLVSEIGDHFHLAATASSLVTTIPLVFMGLGSIAAPRLARRWGTETVLCGALVLLCGGILLRIAPPVVALFVGCAVVGTSIALLNVLMPGLIKRDFPEQAAGMTALYSTAMILGATVSAASAVPLENALGGWQGSLASWALLAAVAALVWIPQAVLARRGTRHGQAAATPTHTTEDGPNLSRSPLAWQVTLFMGSQSLIAYVMIAWMPTIFTDHGMSKATAGLVFAFSTLVQMAGSFVVPMLAGRMRRQRLLAVAVTALMACGIVGLLVAPVAGAWVWAVLLGIGQGGALGLALTMMVLRSGDAHTAARLSGMAQTWGYLLAAAGPLVLGAVHQATHGWTVPIVLLLLVCVGLVLLGLGAGRDRRIGAGA, from the coding sequence ATGTCAGTGACCCGGCCCGAAGCACCACTGATCGACGCCGAGGAGGACCTGGCCCCGGCACCGCCGGTAGCCGCGGCCCGCCGCCGGCTGCGCGCGCACCCGGTCCTGGTCCTGCTCGGCATCGTGCTCGCCTCACTGAACATGCGCGCCGCCCTGGCCGGCGTCTCGCCGCTGGTGAGCGAGATCGGCGACCACTTCCACCTGGCCGCGACCGCGAGCAGCCTCGTGACGACCATCCCGCTGGTCTTCATGGGCCTCGGCTCGATCGCCGCGCCGCGGCTGGCCCGCCGCTGGGGCACCGAGACGGTGCTGTGCGGCGCGCTGGTGCTGCTGTGCGGCGGCATCCTGCTGCGTATCGCCCCGCCGGTCGTCGCGCTGTTCGTGGGCTGCGCGGTGGTCGGTACGTCCATCGCGCTGCTGAACGTCCTGATGCCCGGCCTGATCAAGCGGGACTTCCCGGAGCAGGCCGCGGGCATGACCGCCCTGTACTCCACGGCGATGATCCTGGGCGCCACCGTCTCGGCCGCCTCCGCCGTGCCGCTGGAGAACGCGCTGGGCGGCTGGCAGGGTTCGCTGGCCTCGTGGGCGCTGCTGGCCGCGGTCGCCGCCCTCGTCTGGATCCCGCAGGCGGTGCTGGCCCGGCGCGGCACCCGGCACGGCCAGGCCGCCGCGACACCGACGCACACCACCGAGGACGGCCCCAATCTGAGCCGTTCCCCGCTGGCCTGGCAGGTCACGCTCTTCATGGGGTCGCAGTCGCTGATCGCGTACGTGATGATCGCCTGGATGCCGACGATCTTCACCGATCACGGCATGAGCAAGGCCACGGCCGGACTGGTCTTCGCCTTCAGCACCCTGGTGCAGATGGCCGGCTCCTTCGTGGTGCCGATGCTCGCCGGGCGGATGCGGCGCCAGCGCCTGCTGGCCGTCGCCGTCACCGCCCTGATGGCCTGCGGCATCGTCGGCCTCCTGGTGGCCCCGGTGGCGGGCGCCTGGGTCTGGGCCGTACTCCTGGGCATCGGGCAGGGCGGCGCGCTCGGCCTGGCCCTGACGATGATGGTGCTGCGCTCCGGAGACGCCCACACCGCCGCCCGCCTCTCGGGCATGGCCCAGACCTGGGGCTACCTCCTCGCCGCCGCCGGCCCGCTCGTACTCGGCGCGGTCCACCAGGCCACGCACGGCTGGACGGTACCGATCGTGCTGCTGCTGCTCGTCTGCGTGGGCCTGGTGCTGCTGGGCTTGGGCGCGGGGCGGGACCGGCGGATCGGGGCGGGGGCTTAA
- a CDS encoding ABC transporter ATP-binding protein, producing the protein MIVTESLSKRYPRVTALDRLTVDIGPGVTGLVGANGAGKSTLIKLLLGLAPASEGSATVLGLDVAREGGAIRERVGYMPEHDCLPPDVSATEFVVHMARMSGLPPTAARERTADTLRHVGLYEERYRPIGGYSTGMKQRVKLAQALVHDPQLVFLDEPTNGLDPVGRDEMLGLIRRVHTEFGISVLVTSHLLGELERTCDHVVVIDGGRLLRSSSTDDFTQLTASLAVEVTDTDEHPDGTASLRAALTRAGAAVTPAAPGSESGASAAHVLYVEATGEETYDLVRDTVAGLGLGLVRMEQRRHRISEVFQSDDVSTEGAPEAPGPQPAAPRPTAPATTASATTAHRAIKDGGAPDAA; encoded by the coding sequence GTGATCGTGACCGAAAGCCTGAGCAAGCGGTACCCGAGGGTGACCGCGCTGGACCGGCTCACCGTTGACATCGGACCGGGTGTGACCGGCCTGGTGGGTGCGAACGGTGCCGGCAAGTCCACCCTGATCAAACTGCTGCTGGGCCTCGCCCCGGCCAGCGAGGGGTCCGCGACCGTCCTCGGCCTCGACGTGGCCAGGGAGGGCGGCGCCATCCGGGAGCGCGTCGGCTACATGCCGGAGCACGACTGCCTGCCGCCCGACGTCTCGGCCACCGAGTTCGTCGTCCACATGGCGCGCATGTCCGGCCTGCCGCCGACCGCGGCCCGTGAGCGCACCGCCGACACGCTGCGGCACGTCGGCCTCTACGAGGAGCGCTACCGCCCCATCGGCGGCTATTCGACGGGCATGAAGCAGCGCGTCAAGCTGGCGCAGGCGCTGGTCCACGACCCGCAACTGGTCTTCCTGGACGAGCCGACCAACGGTCTGGACCCGGTCGGCCGCGACGAGATGCTCGGCCTGATCCGCCGCGTGCACACCGAATTCGGCATCTCGGTCCTGGTCACCTCGCACCTCCTCGGCGAACTGGAGCGCACCTGCGACCACGTCGTCGTCATCGACGGCGGCCGGCTGCTGCGCTCCTCCTCGACCGACGACTTCACCCAGCTCACCGCCTCCCTCGCGGTCGAGGTCACGGACACCGACGAGCACCCGGACGGCACGGCGTCGCTGCGCGCGGCCCTGACCCGCGCCGGTGCCGCGGTGACCCCCGCGGCCCCCGGCTCGGAGAGCGGCGCCTCCGCCGCCCACGTGCTGTACGTGGAGGCCACCGGCGAAGAGACGTACGACCTGGTGCGCGACACCGTCGCGGGCCTCGGCCTCGGCCTGGTCCGGATGGAACAGCGCAGGCACCGCATCTCCGAGGTCTTCCAGAGCGACGACGTGTCGACCGAGGGCGCCCCGGAGGCACCGGGCCCGCAGCCCGCCGCGCCCCGCCCGACCGCCCCCGCGACGACCGCTTCCGCGACGACCGCCCACCGAGCCATCAAGGACGGAGGCGCCCCCGATGCCGCCTGA
- a CDS encoding ABC transporter permease subunit produces MPPETRNPATAGAAQDVIHDIGYRHFDGPRLGRAYARRSLFSQSLRGAYGLGRSAKSKVLPMLLFAVMCLPAGIMVAVAVFTKMHDLPVAYTRYAIFLQAVIGLYLAAQAPQSVSRDLRFKTVPLYFSRPIERVDYVAAKFAAMASALFILTAAPLLILYIGALLAKMDFVDQTKGLAQGLVSVALLSLLFAGVGLLISALTPRRGFGVAAVIAALTIPYAAVSAVQGIAAVQGQEGVVGWLALFSPVTLIDSVQATFLGGTASFPDEVQPSTAAGLVALLVTLAAVAGSYALLMRRYRKAGL; encoded by the coding sequence ATGCCGCCTGAGACCAGGAACCCCGCCACCGCCGGAGCGGCGCAGGACGTCATCCACGACATCGGCTACCGCCACTTCGACGGCCCCCGCCTGGGCCGCGCCTACGCCCGGCGGTCGCTGTTCTCGCAGAGCCTGCGCGGCGCCTACGGGCTCGGCCGCTCGGCGAAGTCCAAGGTCCTGCCGATGCTGCTGTTCGCCGTCATGTGCCTGCCCGCGGGCATCATGGTGGCGGTCGCGGTGTTCACGAAGATGCACGACCTGCCGGTGGCGTACACCCGGTACGCGATCTTCCTTCAGGCGGTCATCGGCCTCTACCTGGCCGCCCAGGCACCGCAGTCCGTCTCCCGCGACCTGCGCTTCAAGACCGTTCCGCTGTACTTCTCGCGCCCGATCGAGCGGGTCGACTACGTGGCGGCGAAGTTCGCGGCCATGGCCAGTGCGCTGTTCATCCTGACCGCCGCGCCGCTGCTGATCCTCTACATCGGCGCGCTGCTGGCCAAGATGGACTTCGTCGACCAGACCAAGGGACTGGCTCAGGGCCTGGTGTCGGTGGCGCTGCTGTCCCTCCTCTTCGCCGGTGTCGGCCTGCTGATCTCCGCGCTGACCCCGCGCCGCGGCTTCGGCGTGGCGGCCGTCATCGCCGCGCTGACGATCCCGTACGCCGCGGTGAGCGCCGTCCAGGGCATCGCCGCCGTACAGGGCCAGGAAGGGGTCGTGGGCTGGCTCGCCCTGTTCTCGCCCGTCACCCTGATCGACAGCGTGCAGGCGACGTTCCTCGGCGGCACCGCGTCGTTCCCCGACGAGGTCCAGCCGTCCACCGCCGCCGGACTGGTGGCCCTCCTGGTCACGCTGGCCGCCGTCGCGGGCTCGTACGCCCTGCTGATGCGCCGCTACCGGAAGGCCGGCCTGTGA